From the Candidatus Delongbacteria bacterium genome, one window contains:
- a CDS encoding asparaginase domain-containing protein — protein sequence MERGILITHGTDTLAWTLPFLRYALKELDCNVCLTGSQVPMEHAFAHSDGFQNIHGAVRFLSMLEPPTLFAVFNNGTQAFADSLAKVERWRGSAFIGNPIATMEWDEIQHRAGDARLREPVLLDELHLITTGGTIDSEPADETGLAPRVGRSVVEDFLRMAMPDAFREVHVHRVCRVDSAEMTRPLMEAIARQVWRCATGRPDVDPGPAEGLDLSFSAGVRLLYCDPFRSAREYCEAVEASRAVILAGYGGGNACADPLLPENALEALRLAREQGKPFILSSQVPIGPADFVYETGARFIREGAISGVDHSLPECQVRVMYLLGHELELMRMAGQLGCRTDTLFEMLFLSGMKFRNQASRLNYQRVTAGRVPLLKPDLLVGHAFQAIEEQVRRLLGDDARRLGRELDPRRG from the coding sequence ATGGAGCGCGGCATTCTCATCACCCACGGCACGGACACGCTGGCCTGGACCCTGCCTTTCCTGCGCTACGCCCTGAAGGAACTGGACTGCAACGTCTGTCTGACCGGCAGCCAGGTGCCCATGGAGCACGCCTTCGCCCACTCCGACGGCTTCCAGAACATCCACGGGGCCGTGCGCTTCCTGTCCATGCTGGAGCCGCCCACCCTCTTCGCCGTCTTCAACAACGGCACCCAGGCCTTCGCCGACAGCCTGGCCAAGGTGGAGCGCTGGCGCGGCAGCGCGTTCATCGGCAACCCCATCGCGACCATGGAGTGGGACGAGATCCAGCACCGGGCCGGCGACGCGCGCCTGCGCGAACCCGTGCTGCTGGACGAGCTGCACCTGATCACCACGGGCGGCACCATCGACAGCGAACCCGCCGACGAGACCGGCCTGGCGCCGCGGGTCGGGCGCAGCGTGGTGGAGGACTTCCTGCGCATGGCCATGCCCGACGCCTTCCGCGAGGTCCACGTGCACCGGGTCTGCCGGGTGGACTCGGCGGAGATGACCCGGCCCCTGATGGAGGCCATCGCGCGCCAGGTCTGGCGCTGCGCCACGGGCCGCCCGGACGTGGACCCCGGCCCGGCGGAGGGGCTGGACCTGAGTTTCTCGGCGGGCGTGCGCCTGCTCTACTGCGATCCGTTCCGCAGCGCGCGCGAATACTGCGAAGCCGTCGAGGCCAGCCGCGCCGTGATCCTGGCGGGCTACGGCGGCGGCAACGCCTGCGCGGATCCGCTGCTGCCCGAGAACGCGCTGGAGGCCCTTCGCCTGGCCCGCGAACAGGGCAAGCCCTTCATCCTCTCCAGCCAGGTGCCCATCGGACCGGCGGACTTCGTCTACGAGACCGGCGCGCGCTTCATCCGCGAGGGGGCGATCTCGGGCGTGGACCACAGCCTGCCCGAGTGCCAGGTGCGCGTGATGTACCTGCTGGGGCACGAGCTGGAGCTGATGCGGATGGCCGGCCAGCTGGGCTGTCGCACGGACACGCTCTTCGAGATGCTCTTCCTCTCGGGCATGAAGTTCCGCAACCAGGCCTCGCGCCTCAATTACCAGCGCGTGACCGCCGGCCGCGTGCCGCTGCTCAAACCGGATCTGCTGGTGGGTCACGCCTTCCAGGCCATCGAGGAGCAGGTGCGGCGCCTGCTGGGGGACGACGCCCGCCGCCTGGGGCGGGAACTCGATCCCCGGCGGGGCTGA
- a CDS encoding ABC transporter ATP-binding protein, protein MGSQSEVVLDVRGLGKSYGRRRVLDALDFRLHAGEVLGFLGPNGAGKSTTLRILTSLVRPDEGGFQLLGERFPGGRRRAFLEVGALIERADLYPQLSARRNLRMLGRLQGMDDPARVEEVLQLVGLARRADEPVRVFSQGMKQRLGLAQAILHRPRVLLLDEPMTGLDPGGMRRMRDWIRHLAHDQGMAVLFSSHLLPEVEQLADRLLVLHRGRKVAEGAPGDLFEQAGGRRWELVCDQPARAAELLRPWLEEGRVVEEHGARLSFRAAGLPAERVLAELARADIGLREFRSLDSLEDLLLAVAGEEELC, encoded by the coding sequence GTGGGGTCGCAATCCGAGGTGGTGCTGGACGTGCGCGGACTGGGCAAGAGCTACGGTCGGCGCCGGGTGCTGGACGCGCTGGACTTCCGCCTGCACGCCGGCGAAGTGCTGGGCTTCCTGGGGCCCAACGGCGCCGGCAAGAGCACGACCCTGCGGATCCTCACCAGCCTGGTGCGGCCGGACGAGGGCGGGTTCCAGCTGCTGGGCGAGCGCTTCCCCGGCGGCCGGCGCCGCGCCTTCCTCGAGGTGGGCGCCCTGATCGAGCGCGCCGATCTCTATCCCCAGCTCAGCGCCCGGCGCAACCTGCGCATGCTGGGCCGCCTGCAGGGCATGGACGATCCGGCCCGGGTGGAGGAGGTCCTCCAGCTGGTGGGGCTGGCCCGCCGGGCCGACGAACCCGTCCGCGTGTTTTCCCAGGGCATGAAGCAGCGGCTGGGGCTGGCCCAGGCCATCCTGCACCGGCCGCGCGTGCTGCTGCTGGACGAGCCCATGACGGGGCTGGATCCCGGCGGCATGCGCCGGATGCGCGACTGGATCCGCCACCTGGCCCACGACCAGGGCATGGCCGTGCTGTTCTCCAGCCACCTGCTGCCCGAGGTGGAGCAGCTGGCGGACCGGCTGCTGGTGCTGCACCGCGGTCGCAAAGTGGCCGAGGGCGCCCCGGGCGACCTGTTCGAGCAGGCCGGCGGCCGGCGCTGGGAATTGGTCTGCGACCAGCCGGCGCGGGCGGCCGAGCTGTTGCGGCCCTGGCTGGAGGAGGGCCGGGTGGTGGAAGAGCACGGCGCGCGGCTGAGTTTCCGGGCGGCGGGCCTGCCGGCGGAGCGCGTGCTGGCGGAGCTGGCGCGGGCGGACATCGGCTTGCGCGAATTCCGCTCGCTGGACTCCCTCGAGGACCTGCTGCTGGCCGTGGCCGGCGAGGAGGAGCTGTGTTGA
- a CDS encoding endonuclease/exonuclease/phosphatase family protein: protein MNTPTLLLMAGALLLPLRAARADWLRTIHDGFTSEWTGWPELCADPAGDGTPDLLGLQAARDESSISLRLLCGTEFLLQEDYALKMVLDTDCNPATGTPTEGLGAELVWTFNSKSGVFRSGATSTTVHHDDLALRALPAWSQSDFEIRLDLDARPDGSHLLFPTDSLRVVFYTPGGDRLPGTGSATVRLGAGSLPALPVISPLRPGDGSLRIAAWNVLFGNIFNTAAATTAAYDRILTALAPDVISFEEIWDQSAAQLQTRLGQLVPELGPWTAIKLDSGNIIAARYPIRQSWLVQSGYRETAALIDVSAVLGDSLLFIANHLRCCSADAQRQDEADGLIQFLHNARNPGGAITLRAGTPMVLAGDFNLVGERQQYVTLTTGDIVDNATYGPDSPPDWDGSALADLTPLFPGLPESATWWDNGSTYSPGRLDQLFYTDSVLENLRAGVVATPFLSGEQLGAWGLQAGDAWTASDHFAVWGDFRLPPANLETPDLGIERQGDGTLRLSWAAVPGAASYRVEQRGALGAAWTLVGNTGGLEWLLAAPAGADQRLYRVSALN, encoded by the coding sequence ATGAACACACCCACCCTTCTCCTTATGGCGGGAGCCCTGCTCCTGCCGCTCCGCGCGGCCCGCGCCGACTGGCTGCGCACCATCCACGACGGGTTCACGAGCGAATGGACCGGCTGGCCCGAGCTCTGCGCGGACCCCGCCGGGGACGGCACGCCGGACCTGCTGGGCCTGCAGGCCGCGCGCGACGAGAGCTCCATCAGCCTCCGCCTGCTCTGCGGGACAGAGTTTCTGCTGCAGGAAGACTACGCGCTGAAGATGGTGCTGGACACAGACTGCAATCCGGCCACGGGCACGCCCACCGAGGGCCTGGGGGCCGAGCTGGTCTGGACCTTCAACAGCAAGAGCGGCGTCTTCCGCAGCGGGGCCACCTCCACCACGGTGCATCACGACGACCTGGCCCTGCGCGCCCTGCCGGCCTGGAGCCAGAGCGACTTCGAGATCCGCCTGGATCTGGACGCCCGGCCGGACGGCAGCCACCTGCTCTTCCCCACGGACTCCCTGCGCGTGGTCTTCTACACGCCGGGCGGCGATCGCCTGCCCGGCACGGGTTCCGCCACCGTGCGGCTGGGGGCGGGCAGCCTGCCGGCCCTGCCCGTGATCTCTCCCCTGCGGCCCGGCGACGGCAGCCTGCGCATCGCCGCCTGGAACGTGCTCTTCGGCAACATCTTCAACACGGCCGCGGCCACCACGGCCGCCTACGACCGCATCCTGACGGCCCTGGCACCGGATGTCATCTCCTTTGAGGAGATCTGGGACCAGAGCGCGGCCCAGCTGCAGACCCGGCTGGGGCAACTGGTGCCCGAGTTGGGGCCCTGGACGGCGATCAAGCTCGATTCGGGCAACATCATCGCCGCGCGTTATCCCATCCGCCAATCCTGGCTGGTGCAGAGCGGCTATCGCGAGACGGCCGCCCTGATCGACGTGAGCGCCGTGCTGGGGGACAGCCTGCTGTTCATCGCCAACCACCTGCGCTGCTGCTCGGCGGACGCCCAGCGCCAGGATGAGGCCGACGGGCTGATCCAGTTCCTGCACAACGCGCGCAACCCGGGCGGGGCCATCACGCTGCGCGCCGGCACGCCCATGGTGCTGGCGGGCGACTTCAACCTGGTGGGCGAGCGCCAGCAGTACGTCACCCTGACCACGGGGGACATCGTGGACAACGCCACCTACGGCCCGGACAGCCCGCCGGACTGGGACGGCAGCGCATTGGCCGACCTGACGCCGCTCTTCCCCGGCCTGCCCGAGTCCGCCACCTGGTGGGACAACGGCTCCACCTACTCCCCGGGCCGGCTGGACCAGCTGTTCTACACGGACAGTGTGCTCGAGAATCTGCGCGCGGGCGTCGTGGCCACGCCTTTCTTGAGTGGCGAACAGCTGGGCGCTTGGGGCCTGCAGGCCGGTGACGCCTGGACGGCCAGCGACCACTTCGCGGTCTGGGGGGATTTCCGGCTCCCGCCGGCGAACCTGGAAACGCCCGACCTGGGCATCGAACGCCAGGGAGACGGCACGCTGCGCCTGAGCTGGGCGGCCGTGCCCGGCGCCGCTTCCTACCGCGTGGAGCAGCGCGGCGCGCTGGGAGCCGCCTGGACCCTGGTGGGCAACACGGGCGGACTGGAGTGGCTGCTGGCCGCGCCCGCCGGCGCGGATCAGCGGCTCTACCGGGTGAGCGCGCTCAACTGA